One Ctenopharyngodon idella isolate HZGC_01 chromosome 9, HZGC01, whole genome shotgun sequence DNA window includes the following coding sequences:
- the LOC127518922 gene encoding uncharacterized protein LOC127518922, translating to MKKMFLKLFLFCLCLWHLTGAFDDEVKSVSVKEGDSETLNSDLTEMKDDDVIQWRFWTENTIIAEINVTDDRITVYDDVLDGRFRDRLKLDKQTGSLTITDITTEHAGDYTLEINGVRKKKFEVFIYGLTLFSVSVLERDSVSINSDLTEMKDDDVIQWRFGNTLIAEINKRDDRITVYDDVLDGRFRDRLKLDNQTGSLTVTDITTEQTGDYTLEINSVEKIKFNVDIFESVKYVTVKEGDSVTLNSDRNEMKDDDVIQWRFWTEMTLIAEINVMAERITVYDDVLDGRFRDRLKLDKQTGSLTITNTRTEHVGLYERKTNFWTTYFCLAVFDEISVKEGDSVTLNSDLTEMKHYDWIQWRFGNENTLIAEINKRNHRITVYDDDLDGRFRDRLKLNNQTGSLTITDVTDEHAGDYTLLMSVSYKYSLKAFRVNSVHCCGPTEAVIRLVLSALVGVATVILLVYDIRSRRAEQHQAHIHTSESIEI from the exons atgaagaaaatgtttttaaaattatttttgttctgtttgtgtttgtggcaTCTGACTG GTGCGTTTGATGATGAAGTGAAGTCAGTGTCAGTGAAGGAGGGAGATTCAGAAACTCTAAACTCTGATCTTACTGAAATGAAGGATGATGATGTGATTCAGTGGAGGTTTTGGACTGAAAACACTATAATAGCTGAAATCAATGTAACGGACGACAGAAtcactgtatatgatgatgttcttgatgggagattcagagacagactgaagctggacaaacaaactggatctctgaccatcacagaCATCACAACTGAACATGCTGGAGATTATACACTAGAGATCAACGGTGtaagaaagaaaaagtttgAAGTCTTTATCTATG GATTGACGTTATTTTCAGTGTCAGTGCTGGAGCGAGATTCAGTCTCTATAAACTCTGATCTTACTGAAATGAAGGATGATGATGTGATTCAGTGGAGGTTTGGAAACACTTTAATAGCTGAAATCAATAAACGGGACGACAGAAtcactgtatatgatgatgttcttgatgggagattcagagacagactgaagctggacaatcaaactggatctctgaccgtCACAGACATCACAACTGAACAGACTGGAGATTATACACTAGAGAtcaacagtgtggaaaagaTAAAGTTCAATGTTGATATCTTTG AATCAGTGAAGTATGTGACAGTGaaggagggagattcagtcactctaaacTCTGATCGTAATGAAATGAAGGATGATGATGTGATTCAGTGGAGGTTTTGGACTGAAATGACTTTAATAGCTGAAATCAATGTAATGGCCGAGAGAAtcactgtatatgatgatgttcttgatgggagattcagagacagactgaagctggacaaacaaactggatctctgaccatcacaaacaccagaactGAACATGTTGGACTTTATGAACGAAAGACCAACTTTTGGACCACTTATTTCTGTCTCGCTGTCTTTG ATGAAATATCAGTGaaggagggagattcagtcactctaaacTCTGATCTTACTGAAATGAAACATTATGATTGGATTCAGTGGAGGTTTGGAAATGAAAACACTTTAATAGCTGAAATCAATAAACGGAACCACAGAAtcactgtatatgatgatgatcttgatgggagattcagagacagactgaagctgaacaatcaaactggatctctgaccatcacagaCGTCACAGATGAACATGCTGGAGATTATACACTACTGATGAGTGTTTCATACAAATATTCATTAAAAGCATTCAGAGTCA ACTCCGTCCACTGTTGTGGTCCTACTGAAGCTGTGATCCGATTGGTCCTCTCTGCTCtggtgggcgtggctactgtcaTTCTTCTGGTTTATGACATCAGATCCAGAAGAGCTGAACAACATCAAGCACATATTCACACATCAG AAAGTATTGAAATCTGA